The Eremothecium cymbalariae DBVPG#7215 chromosome 1, complete sequence DNA segment ATTGGGCGTGTTTTGCGGTTATTTTTAAGTTACTTTCAGCAGTGAACTTTTCAAGTGGATGGAAATCATCACCAAGTTTATTTGGTCTTGGgaatctttttttattgtatgTTTCCCGTAGTTTTGCATGCGTTGAGGCCTTATAGTTTCTTAGTTTTAAGTCTTCTTGGCAGTAGTAAAGCCTTAAAGTTGTTCATCATTCAGTTGTGCAGTTTTTATTCATCATGTCTATCTAATATTATACCCGAATcaatcaatatatttgataatttgttcttttttcaatttctggGGGGATTGCAAGTGAATAGAGAGAGGGAGAGATGTAGATGGATGTCAATTATCCATGGCGTAACGAACAAACTTAACGGTATCGTCAAGTTCGCCTTGTGATAACATCACTTCTTGATGCCTTTTGCTGCCAACTTTTGCAATCATGACGCTGTCTGTGACACATTTTTGCAGGGTTAATTGCAAATGGGAGAGATTTTCTATTGAAGTGCTCTTTATCTTTTCCAAATCCATGAGGTTGTGCACCACAGGGCTAGGCTCCAGTTTCCCATAAAGCTTGTGAAAGTACTGGAAGCTTTGTAATTTAGCAAGTATTGTGTCTCGATACATGCCCATGATGCGTTCGCGGCGTAATTTCATATCGTCGTGATTCTTAATGTTATGATACTGCTGTTCGAGCATTTTCACATCTTTTATCAGAGTCTCTTGGCATTCTCTCACGACTTCCAGTAGAGTATCTCGGATTTCTACAATCTGAAGGTTGTAAAACACTATCTGACCATCTGACAAGGAGGTCTGTTTGGGGAATAAAACTTTGATAACGTCCAAAATATCATTGATCTTGAGCGTTTGCCATTGTTTTGTGAATTGTTTTGTCATAGGATGGTCATTTACGTCGGTTTGGAGCCGCACTAAAGATACGCGGTTGGTTTGAGCATTGAGCAACAGCTCGTATAGAGTCTCAAGAATGAGAACTTTGTTGATATTCATGTTTACCTTTCCAGAGGACTTATGCGACGGCGGAGATTCGTTTGCAATCAACGTTCCTGTCATTTGTAGTGGTTATAATGGCATCACCTTTTTTTGATTAGAGATTGATAAACTTGTTAGTTTGCGGAGACAGCTTTGTTCTCACGAAATcatattttccaaattaTGGGAGGCGTTTGGGGTTTACGCATGTCCAACTCTTCACCCtctccaaatatatatgtgtaaCTGGTTATTAAAACAAGAAAGAAGTTGTGAGTCAAATGAACTTTGTTCCTGACTACCTGCCTTTACATCACGATGTCTTGAGGCAGTTCCATGCTTTATCGGCGTACCCAAAGTCAGACATGCTGCAGGATATTCGAAATCAATTCGAAGTGGCTTTGGTAGAGATAGTCAATGAAAACACGGGCAGGTATCCCGCTCATTTAATAAATGAATTGGCTCAAGAATACCGTTCGTTGAATGTTTTAGCTTCGGAAATCGATGCTTATGACAGGCAGCTGCAGAAGGCTAAGTCTAATTACAAACTAGAAACAGATCAATGCGAGCCCATCACGCTCGAATCATGGGATCAGTACCGTTTAAATCGTTTTAAGGCCCCGTCGCTTGAACAGGCCTTTACAAAACTTGATGCTAAAACGTCTAATTCAAAGCCTGATGCTTCTGGGGACCAACTGGAGAAAGTATTTGTAGCATTACCATATATATGGGAAGACCCCACAGTGATGCTCCCTGAAGATATGGCGACGGCGcagcaagaagaagatgagcTCAAATTCAGTGGTGGTACAATTGAATTGACATGTCCAATTTCTTTCCAGCCATTTAAAGCCCCAATGATATCTCGCAAATGTGGACATGTATTTGATAAGCCTGCACTGGAGAGGTTTCTTGAAAACCAGACAAAAACTTGCCCACAAGGAGCATGTGGGCAGCATGTAAATATGAAGGACTTTGTTCCTGATCTCGTTATGCAATTCCGCTGCCTGATCCATACTACgaagaaacaaaagacTAGGGCTAGCCCCGATGCCTCCACAGATGTGGTCGAC contains these protein-coding regions:
- the EAF5 gene encoding Eaf5p (similar to Ashbya gossypii AEL052W), with the translated sequence MTGTLIANESPPSHKSSGKVNMNINKVLILETLYELLLNAQTNRVSLVRLQTDVNDHPMTKQFTKQWQTLKINDILDVIKVLFPKQTSLSDGQIVFYNLQIVEIRDTLLEVVRECQETLIKDVKMLEQQYHNIKNHDDMKLRRERIMGMYRDTILAKLQSFQYFHKLYGKLEPSPVVHNLMDLEKIKSTSIENLSHLQLTLQKCVTDSVMIAKVGSKRHQEVMLSQGELDDTVKFVRYAMDN
- the MMS21 gene encoding SUMO ligase MMS21 (similar to Ashbya gossypii AEL053C); protein product: MNFVPDYLPLHHDVLRQFHALSAYPKSDMLQDIRNQFEVALVEIVNENTGRYPAHLINELAQEYRSLNVLASEIDAYDRQLQKAKSNYKLETDQCEPITLESWDQYRLNRFKAPSLEQAFTKLDAKTSNSKPDASGDQLEKVFVALPYIWEDPTVMLPEDMATAQQEEDELKFSGGTIELTCPISFQPFKAPMISRKCGHVFDKPALERFLENQTKTCPQGACGQHVNMKDFVPDLVMQFRCLIHTTKKQKTRASPDASTDVVD